One genomic region from Rosa rugosa chromosome 1, drRosRugo1.1, whole genome shotgun sequence encodes:
- the LOC133727167 gene encoding F-box protein SKIP23-like produces the protein MRVVYHVAPQPPASNSRGWLVKVTEGEALLHKTHIMLHPLSETPFPKNPVANPLLPKELNLHDFRVSELSRTYHTPYTFPVAVSLNSDCPALMMIVEGKLYHCKLGVDGEIPKCKEIESLISSIKYVDVICHEGKFYVVSVDGRTVVVDSSLTAKMIATPISAPVIPRSVPACIRKRYLVESFGELLLVIYLATTTECRHLSELGVTFEIFKLNAAEKQWVEMATLDDRILFVGEDSCFSVLARDFPGCKGNCIYFYDPCSRRCKYRSQPRIFSNIGVFDIDGGGSGSNRSPRVYFLDDGGDSANIFCLPQDLALA, from the coding sequence ATGAGGGTAGTCTATCATGTGGCACCTCAACCACCTGCTTCAAATTCAAGGGGTTGGTTGGTTAAGGTCACAGAAGGTGAAGCTCTACTGCACAAAACTCATATCATGTTACATCCTCTCTCTGAAACCCCATTCCCAAAAAACCCGGTAGCTAACCCATTATTACCAAAGGAATTGAACTTACATGATTTTCGGGTATCTGAGTTGTCGAGAACTTATCACACTCCTTACACTTTTCCGGTGGCAGTGTCCTTGAATTCTGATTGTCCTGCACTTATGATGattgttgaaggaaaattgTACCACTGCAAATTAGGTGTTGATGGTGAAATTCCAAAGTGCAAGGAAATTGAAAGTCTCATCTCCTCGATCAAATATGTAGATGTTATTTGTCATGAGGGGAAGTTCTATGTTGTCTCCGTTGATGGGAGAACTGTAGTGGTTGATTCTTCTCTGACTGCTAAGATGATTGCAACCCCGATAAGTGCTCCTGTGATTCCTAGAAGTGTTCCTGCTTGCATTCGCAAGAGGTATTTGGTTGAGTCATTCGGAGAACTACTTTTAGTTATATATCTGGCCACTACAACAGAATGTAGGCATCTTTCAGAACTTGGTGTTACATTCGAGATTTTTAAGTTGAATGCAGCTGAGAAGCAATGGGTCGAGATGGCAACTTTGGATGATCGAATATTGTTTGTGGGTGAAGACAGCTGCTTCTCTGTGCTTGCTCGAGACTTTCCTGGTTGCAAAGGGAACTGCATTTATTTCTACGATCCTTGCTCACGTAGATGTAAGTATCGTTCGCAACCACGAATATTCAGTAACATTGGAGTGTTCGACATTGATGGCGGTGGCAGTGGCAGTAATCGTTCACCTCGGGTGTATTTTCTTGATGATGGCGGTGACAGTGCAAATATCTTTTGCCTACCCCAAGATTTGGCCTTGGCATGA
- the LOC133715726 gene encoding putative F-box protein At1g65770, translated as MDTVKWSDLPKELWPIIGKFLHSRIDVLRFRSVCSLWRSSRPPFQRPLPPPPLPLTFSPSGAGDPENQALLFQSTTYRMESIIDKKRSGSSRSKPWLMKLEQDPNSGRMRLVHPVTGFLFRYSPNATSKEFSLLEFRVVELRKSYVLKFGKNNVTVKSVQRLVVMPCDFLDIDDVYGVFMVYNEGKLGFVRFGDEKLTRVDEQNAHYDDIIVYKGQCYVVDKWGTISWVNSALQVIQFSPPLCGFGGRKYLVECRDDLYVVDQFFEKVIQQSNIVGTPFLDNELLWWHYHKMRSDAESIDFKVYKLDQEWGKWVDVKDMGDDIFILSNDGSFSVSAKEFAGVKGNCIFFTESALTTGRLFPCVFNLEDGLFGNASLRCPQMVHPPSSWLSPD; from the coding sequence ATGGACACCGTGAAATGGTCCGATCTTCCCAAGGAGCTCTGGCCGATCATCGGAAAATTCCTCCACAGCCGCATCGACGTTCTCCGCTTCCGCAGCGTCTGTTCCTTATGGCGTTCTTCTCGCCCTCCTTTCCAGcgacctcttcctcctcctcctctccccCTCACGTTCTCTCCCTCCGGCGCCGGCGATCCCGAAAACCAAGCTCTACTTTTCCAAAGTACGACCTACCGCATGGAGTCAATCATCGACAAAAAACGCAGCGGTTCTTCACGATCAAAGCCGTGGTTGATGAAGCTTGAGCAGGACCCCAACTCCGGTAGAATGCGGCTAGTACATCCGGTGACTGGTTTTCTGTTCAGGTACTCCCCTAACGCTACTTCAAAGGAGTTCAGTTTATTGGAGTTTCGGGTTGTTGAGTTGCGAAAATCGTATGTGCTTAAGTTTGGGAAGAACAATGTTACTGTCAAGTCTGTGCAGAGATTGGTAGTCATGCCTTGTGACTTTTTGGACATTGATGATGTGTATGGGGTTTTTATGGTTTATAACGAAGGCAAGCTGGGTTTTGTGAGATTTGGAGATGAGAAGTTGACTCGTGTGGATGAACAGAATGCTCACTATGATGATATCATTGTGTATAAGGGTCAGTGCTATGTTGTTGATAAGTGGGGAACAATTTCATGGGTTAATTCAGCTTTGCAGGTGATTCAGTTTTCGCCTCCGCTATGTGGGTTTGGCGGGCGGAAGTATTTGGTGGAATGTCGTGATGATCTTTATGTGGTTGATCAGTTCTTTGAAAAGGTGATTCAGCAGAGCAATATAGTAGGGACCCCATTTCTGGATAATGAGTTACTTTGGTGGCATTATCATAAAATGCGTTCTGATGCAGAATCAATTGATTTCAAGGTTTATAAGCTGGATCAAGAATGGGGTAAATGGGTCGATGTGAAAGACATGGGAGATGACATCTTTATTTTAAGCAATGATGGATCTTTCTCTGTCTCCGCCAAAGAGTTTGCTGGAGTGAAGGGAAATTGCATTTTCTTTACTGAAAGTGCGTTAACTACTGGAAGGTTGTTCCCTTGTGTGTTCAATTTAGAGGATGGTTTGTTTGGCAATGCATCTTTGCGCTGTCCACAAATGGTCCATCCACCTTCAAGTTGGCTCAGCCCTGATTGA
- the LOC133729087 gene encoding putative F-box protein At1g65770 produces MCLLDLVTDSLVRYEFNLLDFRLVELRKSYVLKDTEYVCFPVDSVQKVVVMTDEHLNIDNVYAVFMIFKRGNLGFVRVGDENLINVDEQNSDYHDIIIDEGQYYWGIISWVNSALEVIQFSPPICGSGGQKHLVESCGDLYVVVQYGATLTCQGNRRVRYSHQEDEYPEAIGFKVCKLDQEWGNYKWVNVKDLGDRVFILSNDGSFSVSTREFAGVKGNCIFFIAQASARCYSCVFSLEDGRIRNLASSECSQMVQPPSNLLNPN; encoded by the coding sequence ATGTGTTTACTGGATCTGGTGACTGATTCACTGGTCAGGTATGAGTTCAATCTATTGGACTTTCGGCTTGTGGAGTTGCGAAAGTCATATGTTCTTAAAGATACCGAGTATGTCTGTTTTCCTGTTGATTCCGTGCAAAAAGTGGTGGTTATGACTGATGAGCATTTGAACATTGATAATGTGTATGCGGTATTTATGATTTTTAAGAGAGGGAATCTGGGTTTTGTGAGGGTTGGAGATGAGAACTTGATCAATGTCGATGAACAAAACTCGGATTATCATGATATCATCATTGACGAGGGTCAATATTATTGGGGGATAATTTCATGGGTCAATTCAGCTTTGGAGGTGATTCAGTTTTCGCCTCCGATATGTGGGTCTGGTGGGCAGAAGCATTTGGTGGAATCTTGTGGTGATCTTTACGTGGTTGTTCAGTACGGTGCAACGTTGACTTGCCAGGGCAATAGGAGAGTTAGGTACTCACACCAAGAGGATGAATATCCTGAAGCAATTGGTTTTAAAGTTTGTAAGCTGGATCAAGAATGGGGTAATTATAAATGGGTCAATGTGAAAGACTTGGGAGATCGAGTGTTTATTTTAAGCAATGATGGGTCTTTCTCTGTCTCCACCAGAGAGTTTGCTGGAGTGAAAGGAAATTGCATTTTCTTCATTGCACAAGCATCAGCAAGGTGTTACAGTTGTGTGTTCAGTTTGGAGGATGGTAGGATTAGGAACCTAGCATCTTCGGAGTGTTCTCAGATGGTTCAGCCACCTTCAAATTTGCTCAACCCCAATTGA
- the LOC133715735 gene encoding F-box protein At4g35733-like, translating to MQRPKLQWCDLPKELWQMIGKFLETRVDVLRFRSVCSLWRSALPPDLDPIDSPPLPLGFPHAGEEPPAAVSQTTVYRLQSLIAGEGSDESLPFLVKLEEANCGEMRLLHPITNWQLRLSITPTIKEFNLLDYRVVELVKLYSLKYAYTKIDVTYVNKVVVLPADHLSLGEDFVVFMIYRGGKLAVMRYGDESWIRVDENNSHYDDLIVYKGQCYVVDKWGTISWISQALQVIQYSPPLCGFGAHKHLVECCGGLCVVDRYLGSEPQRKFNYIHCDGEVVDFKVYRLDEEWATWVNVTNLGDQVIILSYDGAFSVSTRDFPGVKGNCIMFTEQDFGPLPAVIGMRSRSRHRRVFDLQDGSMSNIGYSQLFRTPSNWLTN from the coding sequence ATGCAGAGGCCCAAGCTACAATGGTGCGATCTCCCAAAGGAGCTCTGGCAGATGATCGGAAAATTCCTCGAAACCCGCGTCGACGTTCTCCGATTCCGCAGCGTCTGCTCTCTCTGGCGCTCCGCCCTCCCTCCTGATCTAGACCCAATCGACTCTCCTCCTCTCCCCCTCGGATTCCCTCACGCCGGCGAAGAGCCTCCCGCCGCCGTCTCTCAGACCACCGTCTACCGCCTGCAGTCGCTGATCGCCGGCGAAGGTTCCGATGAGTCGCTGCCGTTCTTGGTGAAGTTGGAGGAGGCTAATTGCGGCGAAATGCGTCTGCTTCATCCGATCACGAACTGGCAGCTCAGGTTATCCATCACTCCGACTATAAAAGAATTCAACTTGTTGGATTATAGGGTTGTGGAGTTGGTGAAATTGTATTCTCTGAAATATGCCTACACCAAAATTGATGTTACTTATGTGAACAAAGTGGTGGTTTTGCCTGCTGATCATTTGAGTTTGGGGGAGGATTTTGTGGTGTTTATGATTTATAGAGGAGGGAAATTGGCTGTTATGAGGTATGGGGATGAGAGTTGGATTCGTGTGGACGAAAACAACTCTCATTATGATGATCTCATTGTGTACAAGGGTCAGTGCTATGTTGTTGATAAATGGGGCACCATTTCGTGGATAAGTCAGGCATTGCAGGTGATTCAGTACTCGCCGCCGTTGTGTGGGTTTGGTGCACACAAGCATTTGGTTGAGTGTTGCGGTGGTCTTTGTGTGGTTGACAGGTATCTTGGTAGTGAGCCTCAGAGGAAGTTTAACTACATACATTGTGATGGCGAGGTGGTGGATTTTAAGGTTTATCGGCTGGATGAGGAATGGGCGACGTGGGTCAATGTGACAAACTTGGGGGATCAAGTCATTATTTTGAGCTATGATGGAGCTTTCTCGGTTTCAACCAGAGACTTTCCTGGGGTGAAGGGAAATTGCATTATGTTCACTGAACAAGACTTTGGTCCTTTACCAGCTGTAATTGGAATGCGATCCAGAAGTCGTCACCGTCGTGTGTTTGACTTGCAGGATGGTAGCATGAGCAACATCGGCTATTCTCAGTTGTTCCGGACACCCTCAAATTGGCTCACTAATTGA
- the LOC133715715 gene encoding putative F-box protein At1g65770 yields MDTVKWSDLPKELWPIIGKFLHSRIDVLRFRSVCSIWRSSRPPFQRPPPPPPLPLKFSPAVAGEAKSEALLFQSTTYRMESLTDDDRCCSSQSKPWLMKLEEDLNSGEMRLLHPVTNSPLRYSPNSTSKVFNLLDFRLVELRKSHGLKFGKNNVGLKSVHKLVVMPCDRLGFGDECVMFMLYNEGRLGFVRFGDEKLTHVDEQNSHYDDIIVYKDQCYVVDKWGTISWVSSALQVIQFAPPLYGLGGQKHLVESCDDLYVVDQYFENVSYHHERGMLRYQGRDLDNELIFGQHHNSRSEADAVDFKVYKLDQEWGKWVNVRNLGDQVFILSNDVSFSVSAREFAGVKGNCIFFVERVASPGRAKRDYSRVFDLEDGRIRNLASWCSAQMVQPPSTWLGPD; encoded by the coding sequence ATGGACACCGTGAAATGGTCCGATCTTCCCAAGGAGCTCTGGCCGATCATCGGAAAATTCCTCCATAGCCGCATCGACGTTCTCCGATTTCGCAGCGTCTGCTCTATATGGCGTTCCTCTCGCCCTCCTTTCCAGCGacctccacctcctcctcctcttcccctCAAGTTCTCTCCCGCCGTCGCCGGCGAGGCCAAAAGCGAAGCTCTACTCTTCCAAAGCACAACCTATCGCATGGAGTCACTGACCGACGACGATCGTTGTTGTTCTTCACAATCAAAGCCTTGGTTGATGAAGCTTGAGGAGGACCTTAATTCCGGTGAAATGCGTTTACTACATCCGGTGACCAATTCCCCGCTCAGGTACTCCCCTAATTCTACTTCAAAGGTGTTCAACTTACTGGACTTTCGGCTTGTTGAGTTGCGAAAATCGCATGGTCTTAAGTTTGGCAAGAACAATGTTGGTCTCAAGTCTGTGCACAAATTGGTAGTCATGCCTTGTGACCGTTTGGGTTTTGGTGATGAGTGTGTGATGTTTATGCTATATAACGAAGGCAGGCTGGGTTTTGTGAGGTTTGGAGATGAGAAACTGACCCATGTAGATGAACAAAACTCTCACTATGATGATATCATTGTGTATAAGGATCAATGCTATGTTGTTGATAAATGGGGAACAATTTCATGGGTTAGTTCGGCTTTGCAGGTGATTCAGTTTGCGCCTCCACTATATGGGCTTGGCGGGCAGAAGCATTTGGTGGAGTCTTGTGATGATCTTTATGTGGTTGATCAGTACTTTGAAAATGTGAGTTACCATCACGAGAGGGGGATGTTGAGGTACCAAGGTCGTGATCTGGATAATGAATTAATTTTCGGGCAACATCACAATTCCCGTTCTGAAGCTGATGCAGTTGATTTTAAAGTTTATAAGTTGGATCAAGAATGGGGTAAATGGGTTAATGTGAGGAACTTGGGAGAtcaagtttttattttaagcAATGATGTGTCTTTCTCTGTTTCCGCCAGAGAGTTTGCTGGAGTAAAGGGTAATTGCATTTTTTTTGTTGAACGAGTGGCTTCTCCTGGAAGAGCAAAAAGGGATTACAGTCGTGTGTTCGATTTAGAGGATGGTAGAATTAGGAACCTAGCATCTTGGTGCAGTGCTCAGATGGTCCAACCACCTTCGACTTGGCTCGGCCCTGATTGA